The stretch of DNA ACTACTAATTTAGCTCTACTTCTTTCTACTGCTTTGGTTACTTCATTAGCTCCCTTTTTAATCATAGTAGCTTTTGAAACTACTTCAGCAGTTTTCTCTTCTAATTCTTGTGGTACTTCAAATTTTACATAAACAGCCATATTATGACCTCCTTCACTATTTAAAAAAATTTTTTTATCCGGATGGCACCCACTCATATCATCATGGTATTAAAAGAGTGGTACTCTACTATACTATACAATAGTATATAATAGTTACGGTCAATGTACTTAAAAAATAGAAATAATTTTAGAATAATTTAAAATAATCGGCATATTTCAGACAATTAAATTAAATAAGTTAAATTAATAGATGGATAACCATATTAAGATTAATAGGTATCTTAAATTATTTTTATTTATTTTATAGGTACAATATATCAGATGTTAGTTATCCTATATTATTTTATTTTATTTTATTTTATTATTTTATTTACTATTTTAGTAATTAGTTTATTATTTTTTTTTATTTTTTATTTTATTTTTTATACTTATTTTATTATTTTATCCAACAATTCTTTTGATTTATTAAATAATTCTTCTGCAATTTTCTTATCCTTTGCTTCTACCCTAATTCTAATGTATGGTTCAGTACCTGACGGTCTAATTAATACCCAGGCGTCCTTATCTGCAATATCGAACCTTGCACCGTCAAGCGTATTTGGAACGCAGTTGAATATTGCCTCACCTTCTTTTACAACAAGTTTCATTGCTTCACTTTTACAGCCGTCATCGCAAGGTATTTTCTCACGCATATTGTCATAAGCAGGTATTTCATCCATTATATCACATAATTTTTTATTAAAATGCTCCATCATTTCTAAAAGTCTTAAACCGGAGAGTATACCATCAGGAGTCATATGTATTCCGCTATGAATCCAAGTTCCTGAAGGTTCACCACCAAATTGGATATTTTCTCCGTTTTTAGTTAATTCCTTAATTTTATTGGATACTGCAACGTCCCCAACTTTTGTACGTACTATTTCTACCTTTTTACCTTTTGAATTAGCATTTACATACTCATCTAATGCAATTGAAGCGTCTATTGTGGTTATAATAGTTTTTGTGCCCGTAGTTTCTACTATAAACCTAGAATATGCAGTCAGTAGTTTATCAAAATCTGTTATCCTACCTTTTTCGTCGATTGCGATCATTCTATCTGCATCACCGTCGTGTGCAATTGCAATGTAATCCTTATTAGGTATGCTATTTAATCCTTTTACCATATCCATTGTTTCTGTTAGGTTTTTTTCATTTGGTTCAGGCATTCTACCCACAAAACGACCATCAAAGTGAGAATTTACGGAAATTACCTTACAACCTACTTCGGTGAATAAATAAGGGGATAATTCGCAAGCTGCAGCGTTACTGCAATCTACTAAAACGTTATGTTTTTTGTGTCCTTTTGTAATTTGGGTCAAGTTATCAATTATAAATTTACAGTATTCTATTATCGAATATTTGTCATCTGCCACTTTACCGATGTTACTCCAATTAGTTCGCTCATATTCCTTATTTACAATTATGGATTCAATAAGGTGCTCCTGTTCCTCTAAAAATGCCGTACCATCGCTATTGAATAGTTTTATACCATTATATTCTGGCGGATTATGTGATGCAGTAATCATAATTCCTGCGTCGTAGTTTTTTGAAGCAAAACCAAGAACTGGGGTCGGTACAATACCCAATTTACTTACTGTAGCACCGCCATTTAAAAGACCGGTTATGATGGCACTTTCGATTAACTCTCCAGTCGTTCTTGAGTCTCTACCGATCACTACATTTTTATAATTCTTTGCGATTGCGAAACCCACATTGTATGCTATTTCGGGGCTTAAATTTTTCATTCTAATTCCTGA from Methanococcus voltae encodes:
- the glmM gene encoding phosphoglucosamine mutase; its protein translation is MKLFGTSGIRMKNLSPEIAYNVGFAIAKNYKNVVIGRDSRTTGELIESAIITGLLNGGATVSKLGIVPTPVLGFASKNYDAGIMITASHNPPEYNGIKLFNSDGTAFLEEQEHLIESIIVNKEYERTNWSNIGKVADDKYSIIEYCKFIIDNLTQITKGHKKHNVLVDCSNAAACELSPYLFTEVGCKVISVNSHFDGRFVGRMPEPNEKNLTETMDMVKGLNSIPNKDYIAIAHDGDADRMIAIDEKGRITDFDKLLTAYSRFIVETTGTKTIITTIDASIALDEYVNANSKGKKVEIVRTKVGDVAVSNKIKELTKNGENIQFGGEPSGTWIHSGIHMTPDGILSGLRLLEMMEHFNKKLCDIMDEIPAYDNMREKIPCDDGCKSEAMKLVVKEGEAIFNCVPNTLDGARFDIADKDAWVLIRPSGTEPYIRIRVEAKDKKIAEELFNKSKELLDKIIK